From Haloglomus litoreum, the proteins below share one genomic window:
- a CDS encoding DUF2391 domain-containing protein, whose protein sequence is MAEDPDADPPTGGSADAATAGEELPPRPLGDPPPTASDVLDELEALAGTVDDPEEREAVERAKLVLGEMQAGPFGNVVYGFDRADAAEALLGALLFGIPMFVEGGTLEVGTFVAANPLALVGTLGASVALTIGILYVADFQDVRVYRPLLGFIPRRLAGILVISLLTALVAMTAWGRLDWSRPWLSFCQASVALVPMVIGAALGDLLPGS, encoded by the coding sequence ATGGCCGAGGACCCCGACGCTGACCCACCGACCGGCGGGTCCGCCGATGCGGCGACGGCCGGCGAGGAGCTCCCGCCGCGGCCCCTCGGGGACCCACCGCCGACCGCCAGCGACGTACTCGACGAACTGGAGGCACTGGCTGGCACCGTCGACGACCCCGAGGAGCGCGAGGCCGTCGAGCGTGCGAAGCTCGTGCTCGGGGAGATGCAGGCGGGGCCGTTCGGCAACGTGGTCTACGGGTTCGACCGCGCGGACGCCGCCGAAGCGCTGCTGGGGGCGCTCCTGTTCGGCATCCCGATGTTCGTCGAGGGGGGCACGCTGGAGGTCGGCACGTTCGTCGCCGCCAACCCCCTCGCGCTGGTCGGGACGCTCGGGGCGTCCGTGGCCCTCACCATCGGCATCCTCTACGTCGCCGACTTCCAGGACGTGCGCGTCTACCGACCGCTGCTGGGATTCATCCCGCGGCGACTGGCTGGTATCCTCGTCATCTCGCTCCTGACCGCGCTCGTCGCGATGACCGCGTGGGGCCGGCTCGACTGGTCGCGACCGTGGCTCTCGTTCTGTCAGGCGTCGGTCGCGCTCGTCCCGATGGTCATCGGCGCGGCGCTCGGTGACCTGCTGCCCGGGTCGTGA
- a CDS encoding extracellular solute-binding protein, whose protein sequence is MSSRRRFLIGTGTAATTALAGCTGDGGDGGGGGDGGSGSGEQYEVGHGDFQKTVNASNFPDKLFVYAVQTGWSNWGALMEAFQNQYGVALNDDQRSSGEALSNLRSNAQDPTHSAYNGGYTFGILAMQDGLTQAYKPKGWEKVPDKLKTDNGHMTATRRMTTTVTYRKDLYEEKGLEPPETWEDLKREEIAANTQFQPPNAAVGLAGALSINNAYGGSLDDVQPVIDYYTEMKDKGAVFAGNVEQKFTKGEVTTFVEYDYTGLDLKYNADAISEDKVGVKLLTGPNGEKGAFNQPYGYGMLKGAPNPEACKLFMDYVLSLEGQKKFLDAYVRPIRAPELEMPEEFPAQSRYEETQFQVDYQQLVENQEGIIEDIGEGVGLTGY, encoded by the coding sequence ATGTCTTCCAGACGACGGTTCCTGATCGGTACCGGTACTGCAGCCACCACCGCACTCGCCGGGTGTACCGGTGACGGCGGTGACGGCGGGGGTGGCGGCGATGGCGGCAGCGGGAGTGGGGAACAGTACGAGGTCGGCCACGGCGACTTCCAGAAGACCGTCAACGCGTCGAACTTCCCGGACAAGCTGTTCGTCTACGCCGTCCAGACCGGGTGGTCGAACTGGGGTGCGCTGATGGAGGCGTTCCAGAACCAGTACGGCGTGGCGCTGAACGACGACCAGCGCTCCTCCGGGGAGGCCCTGTCGAACCTCCGGTCGAACGCCCAGGACCCCACCCACTCCGCCTACAACGGCGGCTACACGTTCGGCATCCTCGCGATGCAGGACGGGCTCACCCAGGCGTACAAGCCGAAGGGCTGGGAGAAGGTGCCGGACAAGCTCAAGACGGACAACGGCCATATGACCGCGACCCGACGGATGACCACGACGGTCACCTACCGGAAGGACCTCTACGAGGAGAAGGGCCTGGAGCCGCCCGAGACCTGGGAGGACCTGAAGCGCGAGGAGATCGCGGCCAACACCCAGTTCCAGCCGCCCAACGCCGCCGTCGGGCTGGCGGGCGCCCTCTCGATCAACAACGCCTACGGCGGGTCGCTCGACGACGTCCAGCCCGTCATCGACTACTACACCGAGATGAAGGACAAGGGCGCGGTCTTCGCGGGCAACGTCGAGCAGAAGTTCACGAAGGGCGAGGTGACGACGTTCGTCGAGTACGACTACACGGGGCTGGACCTGAAGTACAACGCGGACGCCATCTCCGAGGACAAGGTCGGTGTGAAGCTTCTCACCGGCCCGAACGGCGAGAAGGGGGCGTTCAACCAGCCGTACGGCTACGGGATGCTGAAGGGTGCGCCGAACCCCGAGGCCTGCAAGCTGTTCATGGACTACGTCCTCTCGCTGGAGGGACAGAAGAAGTTCCTCGACGCCTACGTCCGTCCCATCCGGGCGCCCGAACTGGAGATGCCCGAGGAGTTCCCGGCCCAGTCCCGATACGAGGAGACCCAGTTCCAGGTCGACTACCAGCAACTCGTCGAGAACCAGGAGGGTATCATCGAGGATATCGGCGAGGGTGTCGGGCTCACGGGGTACTGA
- a CDS encoding ABC transporter ATP-binding protein produces the protein MAERVELTAVTKRFGETLAVDDVSLTVEPGETVGLVGPSGCGKTTTLRTVAGFETPSEGDVLFGGETVTDTPPEQRDVGLVFQSYALFDNMTVRENVEFGLRMRSMPADERADRAAELLDLLGIGDMGDRDPTTLSGGQQQRVGLARALAIEPRVLLLDEPMTGLDAKLKTRLQEEIGSLLDEIDVTALYVTHDQAEAMVMCDRIAVMNDGRIEQVGPPDEVYESPANAFVADFIGTSNRLPATVSDGKLDLGHATVDAPASAPDGDVTVVARPEAFELGGPVTATVEDRFYLGDHVRAAARLPDGTEVTLRFDPTADPPGDDVSLSVNEDRVHLLDA, from the coding sequence ATGGCAGAACGAGTCGAACTCACGGCGGTCACGAAGCGGTTCGGGGAGACGCTCGCCGTCGACGACGTGTCGTTGACGGTCGAACCGGGGGAGACGGTCGGCCTGGTCGGCCCCTCCGGCTGCGGGAAGACCACGACGCTCCGGACGGTCGCGGGGTTCGAGACCCCGAGCGAGGGCGACGTGCTGTTCGGCGGGGAGACGGTGACCGACACCCCGCCCGAACAGCGTGACGTGGGGCTGGTCTTCCAGTCCTACGCGCTGTTCGACAACATGACCGTCCGGGAGAACGTGGAGTTCGGCCTCCGGATGCGGTCGATGCCGGCCGACGAGCGGGCCGACCGCGCGGCCGAACTGCTCGACCTGCTGGGCATCGGTGACATGGGCGACCGGGACCCGACGACGCTGTCCGGCGGCCAGCAACAGCGCGTCGGCCTCGCCCGGGCGCTGGCCATCGAGCCGCGCGTCCTCCTGCTGGACGAGCCGATGACGGGGCTGGACGCGAAGCTCAAGACCCGGCTCCAGGAGGAGATCGGATCGCTGCTCGACGAGATCGACGTGACCGCGCTGTACGTCACCCACGACCAGGCCGAGGCGATGGTGATGTGCGACCGCATCGCGGTGATGAACGACGGCCGCATCGAGCAGGTCGGACCACCCGACGAGGTGTACGAGTCCCCGGCCAACGCCTTCGTCGCGGACTTCATCGGCACCTCCAATCGGCTGCCCGCGACCGTCTCGGACGGGAAGCTGGACCTGGGGCACGCGACGGTCGATGCCCCGGCGAGCGCCCCCGACGGGGACGTGACCGTCGTAGCCCGCCCGGAGGCGTTCGAACTCGGGGGGCCGGTCACGGCGACGGTCGAGGACCGGTTCTACCTCGGGGACCACGTCCGAGCCGCAGCGAGGCTCCCGGACGGGACCGAGGTGACGCTCCGCTTCGATCCGACTGCGGACCCCCCGGGCGACGACGTCTCGCTCTCCGTGAACGAGGACCGGGTCCACCTGCTCGACGCGTGA
- a CDS encoding metallophosphoesterase family protein, whose product MPPESRSDDRAVESRGPVLAHLRRPRVPSRVRLAVVADPHLAVSGVGSWKLHHRSRRRFATALDDAAAAADAVLLPGDLTCDGRHAEFDAVDPLLADLGAPWAATPGNHDLPKAFDEHDGIGRSGFRRRYAPDGLPCAFSVGPVTVLCVNSAGADGDLRDTWGGRIGDRQREWLAARLPDIETPVLLAHHNLAPLPENPGGKWSGFPVRDGPAVRELLASHDVPLAVTGHHHVPAVARHGPTTELLAPATCSFPQAWLLLTVGPEGTTVRLVPAADGPGQAEAYRHAVTGKPLGRGIARMAAARLGRFPLLDER is encoded by the coding sequence ATGCCGCCGGAGAGCCGGAGCGATGACCGAGCCGTCGAGAGCCGGGGCCCCGTGCTCGCCCATCTCCGCCGTCCGAGGGTGCCGTCACGGGTCCGGCTCGCCGTCGTGGCGGACCCGCATCTCGCCGTCTCGGGGGTCGGAAGCTGGAAGCTCCACCACCGGAGCCGCCGGCGGTTCGCTACCGCGCTCGATGATGCAGCGGCGGCCGCGGACGCCGTCCTCCTGCCCGGCGACCTGACGTGCGACGGACGGCACGCGGAGTTCGACGCCGTCGACCCGCTGCTCGCCGACCTCGGGGCGCCCTGGGCTGCGACCCCCGGCAATCACGACCTCCCGAAGGCCTTCGACGAGCACGACGGCATCGGCCGCTCCGGGTTCCGCCGGCGCTACGCACCGGACGGGCTGCCCTGCGCGTTCAGCGTGGGCCCGGTGACCGTCCTCTGTGTGAACAGCGCGGGTGCCGACGGTGACCTCCGCGACACCTGGGGCGGGCGTATCGGGGACCGGCAGCGGGAGTGGCTGGCAGCACGGCTGCCCGATATCGAGACGCCGGTCCTGCTCGCTCACCACAACCTCGCACCGCTGCCGGAGAACCCCGGCGGGAAGTGGTCCGGGTTCCCGGTGCGCGACGGGCCTGCGGTCCGTGAGTTACTGGCGAGCCACGACGTGCCACTGGCGGTGACCGGCCACCACCACGTCCCTGCGGTGGCGCGACACGGCCCGACGACGGAACTGCTGGCCCCGGCCACCTGCTCGTTCCCGCAGGCGTGGCTCCTGCTGACGGTCGGACCAGAGGGAACGACGGTCCGCCTCGTTCCGGCCGCCGACGGACCAGGCCAGGCCGAGGCCTATCGCCACGCCGTAACAGGGAAGCCGCTCGGGCGGGGCATCGCCCGGATGGCGGCGGCTCGACTCGGACGGTTCCCGCTCCTCGACGAGCGGTGA
- a CDS encoding ABC transporter permease yields MSTLERSPFARLRARLADAVGAETEADRERLRIRLLSVPFLALAAFGAFVPLAEMIRMSTSTSSFAIEGFTLDAYAEIFTSIAAFLPGTAIDANPVYGSVIWNSLWFGTVTTLASVAVGIAIAHGLEKYDLPREGLLVTLISFPISLPGIVAAFMMIVLFGKTGLLTNFVTFLTGAEANAVKLTGQPSGTTLAILGLFLGYCYSMIPRATFILRGTYAEVNTDAEEAARSLGATPWQTFRYVTLPQIRPGIVGALILTFRTALAIFGTVLVLKALSVVTFRFNQEISVGFDLPMASALATLFFVFTVLFTFAGLRFTSAEVAA; encoded by the coding sequence ATGTCCACGCTCGAACGGTCACCGTTCGCCCGGCTCCGGGCCCGACTGGCCGACGCAGTCGGCGCCGAGACGGAGGCCGACCGCGAGCGGCTCCGCATCCGACTGCTGTCGGTGCCGTTCCTGGCACTCGCGGCGTTCGGTGCGTTCGTCCCGCTCGCGGAGATGATCCGGATGAGCACCTCCACCTCCAGCTTCGCCATCGAGGGGTTCACCCTCGACGCGTACGCGGAGATCTTCACCTCCATCGCGGCGTTCCTCCCCGGGACCGCCATCGACGCGAACCCGGTCTACGGGTCGGTGATCTGGAACTCGCTGTGGTTCGGCACCGTCACCACGCTCGCCAGCGTGGCCGTCGGCATCGCCATCGCCCACGGCCTGGAGAAGTACGACCTCCCGCGCGAGGGGCTGCTGGTGACGCTCATCTCCTTCCCCATCAGCCTGCCCGGCATCGTCGCGGCGTTCATGATGATCGTCCTGTTCGGGAAGACGGGGCTGCTGACGAACTTCGTCACCTTCCTCACCGGCGCGGAGGCCAACGCTGTGAAGCTGACCGGCCAGCCCTCCGGGACGACGCTGGCCATCCTGGGCCTGTTCCTGGGCTACTGCTACTCGATGATCCCGCGCGCGACGTTCATCCTGCGCGGGACCTACGCCGAAGTCAACACCGACGCCGAGGAGGCCGCCCGGTCGCTGGGCGCGACCCCCTGGCAGACGTTCCGGTACGTGACGCTGCCCCAGATCCGGCCCGGTATCGTGGGTGCGCTCATCCTCACCTTCCGGACCGCTCTCGCCATCTTCGGGACCGTCCTCGTCCTGAAGGCGCTCTCGGTCGTGACGTTCCGGTTCAACCAGGAGATCAGCGTCGGCTTCGACCTGCCGATGGCCTCGGCGCTCGCGACGCTGTTCTTCGTCTTCACCGTGCTGTTCACGTTCGCAGGGCTGCGCTTCACCAGCGCGGAGGTGGCGGCATGA
- a CDS encoding 3-hydroxyacyl-CoA dehydrogenase family protein: MTGNTEHVAILGAGTMGRGIAHAAAVVGHDVTMRDVDEDVLVAAAEAVDGTISGAVERDKLDADTAAAARERVRTTTDLDDCADASIVIEAVPEDLDLKTSVLDEAVAAVGEDALITSNTSSLPVTELAASLDDPSRFCGLHFFNPAYVMGLVEVVTAEQTSDTAREHAVRFVESLEKEAVVVRDAPGFASSRLGVTLGAEAMRMLETGAAATADIDAAMELGYRHPMGPLELSDVVGLDVRLDILEHLREELGERFRPPEILRRKVRAGHLGQKSGRGFYVWEDGEAVRPVDEA; encoded by the coding sequence ATGACAGGCAACACGGAGCACGTCGCCATCCTCGGTGCGGGCACGATGGGTCGTGGAATCGCCCATGCGGCGGCGGTCGTCGGCCACGACGTGACGATGCGGGACGTGGACGAGGACGTACTGGTGGCGGCGGCCGAGGCCGTCGACGGGACCATCTCGGGGGCCGTCGAGCGGGACAAGCTCGACGCCGACACGGCCGCCGCCGCGCGCGAGCGGGTGCGCACGACCACGGACCTGGACGACTGCGCCGACGCGAGCATCGTCATCGAGGCCGTGCCCGAGGACCTCGACCTCAAGACCAGCGTCCTCGACGAGGCCGTGGCCGCCGTCGGCGAGGACGCGCTCATCACGTCGAACACCTCCTCGCTCCCGGTGACGGAACTCGCCGCCTCGCTCGACGACCCGTCGCGGTTCTGCGGACTCCACTTCTTCAACCCGGCCTACGTGATGGGGCTGGTCGAGGTGGTGACCGCCGAACAGACGAGCGACACCGCCCGCGAGCACGCCGTCCGGTTCGTCGAGTCCCTGGAGAAGGAGGCCGTCGTCGTCCGAGACGCACCTGGGTTCGCCTCCTCGCGGCTCGGCGTGACGCTGGGCGCCGAGGCGATGCGGATGCTGGAGACCGGTGCCGCCGCGACGGCCGACATCGACGCGGCGATGGAACTGGGCTACCGGCACCCCATGGGGCCGCTGGAGCTCTCGGACGTGGTCGGGCTGGACGTGCGGCTGGACATCCTCGAACACCTCCGCGAGGAACTGGGCGAGCGGTTCCGGCCCCCCGAGATCCTCCGCCGGAAGGTCCGAGCGGGTCACCTCGGCCAGAAGTCGGGCCGCGGGTTCTACGTCTGGGAGGACGGCGAGGCCGTCCGACCCGTCGACGAGGCGTAG
- a CDS encoding ABC transporter permease, translating into MSDENATSRGETRADGGAAPVRSGQVPARDPGAASRLVSRLSRPLVTLLIAVTVAFLIVPVLVTFLASFAAEWTGLFPSGFVTFENWLAALGLGGSGLGAQRGLGGATELPFVGLTIPIPETIGFSMLLALGGVFINLLVGVPIAYAVTRYDFFGRSWLNTFAVLPVVPGIILGIAFLRTYPNLPSAVALIIGYSLLKAPYMVLAVQSSFESMDLRQLEESARSLGASWPRTFLTVIVPNAKRGIVAGSIICWTLAAAEFNFSYIVYSRGPKPFSLFLFENISNNPFLRASAAISIYFCIVVAVTALLRATGERGFSVGGVR; encoded by the coding sequence ATGAGCGACGAGAACGCCACCAGCAGGGGTGAGACACGTGCAGACGGCGGGGCCGCGCCTGTCCGGAGCGGGCAGGTTCCTGCCCGCGATCCCGGGGCGGCCTCCCGGCTCGTCTCGCGGCTGAGTCGGCCGCTCGTCACCCTGCTCATCGCCGTCACGGTCGCCTTCCTCATCGTGCCGGTGCTGGTGACGTTCCTCGCCTCGTTCGCGGCCGAGTGGACCGGCCTGTTCCCCAGCGGCTTCGTCACCTTCGAGAACTGGCTGGCCGCGCTCGGGCTCGGCGGAAGCGGGCTCGGCGCACAGCGGGGCCTCGGCGGCGCCACGGAGCTCCCGTTCGTCGGCCTGACCATCCCCATCCCCGAGACCATCGGGTTCAGTATGCTGCTGGCGCTGGGTGGGGTGTTCATCAACCTGCTCGTGGGGGTCCCCATCGCGTACGCGGTCACCCGCTACGACTTCTTCGGCCGCAGCTGGCTCAACACGTTCGCGGTGCTCCCGGTCGTGCCCGGCATCATCCTGGGTATCGCCTTCCTGCGGACGTACCCGAACCTCCCGAGTGCGGTCGCTCTCATCATCGGCTACTCGCTGCTGAAGGCGCCGTACATGGTGCTGGCGGTGCAGTCATCCTTCGAGTCGATGGACCTCCGGCAACTGGAGGAGAGCGCCCGCTCGTTGGGCGCGTCCTGGCCCCGGACCTTCCTCACGGTCATCGTCCCGAACGCGAAGCGGGGCATCGTCGCGGGGTCGATCATCTGCTGGACGCTCGCCGCCGCGGAGTTCAACTTCTCGTACATCGTCTACTCCCGCGGCCCGAAGCCGTTCTCGCTGTTCCTCTTCGAGAACATCTCGAACAACCCGTTCCTGCGTGCCTCGGCGGCCATCTCCATCTACTTCTGCATCGTCGTCGCCGTGACGGCGCTACTGCGGGCGACGGGCGAACGCGGCTTCTCTGTCGGAGGTGTCAGATGA